The DNA region TCTCCTCGTAGAGGCGCTTCGCGCGGCGCGTCGCGTCCGGCGACTTGCCGGCGATCTCGGTCGCCAGCTCCAGCGCGGCGGCCAGCGGGTCGTCGGCGGTGCGGGTCACCAACCCGAGCTCGGCCGCCTCGGCGCCGCTCACCACGCGGCCCGTGAACGTCAGCTCCTTGGCGCGGTCGATCGGCATCAGCCGCGGCAGCGTCTGCGTGATCCCCATGTCCGGGACCAGGCCCCAGCGCGTCTCCATGATCGACAGCCTGGCGTCGGGCGCCGCGATCCGGATGTCGCCGCCGAGCGCGATCTGCAGCCCGCCGCCGAAGCAGTTTCCGTGGATCGCGACGATCACCGGCGCCTTGACCTGGATCCAGTCGAAGGCCGCGCGCTGCGGCAGGTTCGCCAGCCCGTCCTCGCCCTCACGCGCGACAAGCTGGTCGGCGGTCAGGCGCCCGGACTGCATCATCGAGACGACGTCCAGGCCCGAGCAGAACGACTTGCCCTCGCCGTGCAGGACGACCGCCCGGACGCCCGGCGCGTCGCGCAGCTGCCCGGCCGCGCCGACGATCTGCTCGAACATCGCGAGGTCCAGCGCGTTGTGCTTGGCCCCGCGCATTAGCGTGACGACCGCCACGCCGTCGTCGCCGACCTGGACCCGGACGCGCTCCTGCTGCTCCTGCTGCTCCTCGC from Conexibacter woesei Iso977N includes:
- a CDS encoding crotonase/enoyl-CoA hydratase family protein encodes the protein MSEEQQEQQERVRVQVGDDGVAVVTLMRGAKHNALDLAMFEQIVGAAGQLRDAPGVRAVVLHGEGKSFCSGLDVVSMMQSGRLTADQLVAREGEDGLANLPQRAAFDWIQVKAPVIVAIHGNCFGGGLQIALGGDIRIAAPDARLSIMETRWGLVPDMGITQTLPRLMPIDRAKELTFTGRVVSGAEAAELGLVTRTADDPLAAALELATEIAGKSPDATRRAKRLYEETWVSDDRAAALLMESELQAQLIGGQNQIAAVTAGMSGEPPVFVDPS